DNA sequence from the Longimicrobium sp. genome:
GCGCCGTGGAGCTCACCAACCTCTACGGCCCGACGGAAGCGGCCGTGGACGTGAGCTGCTGGACCTGCCCGCGCGAGGACGCCGCCGACGTGGTGCCGATCGGGCGTCCCGTCTGGAACACCTCGCTCTTCGTGCTGGACGCGGCGCTCGAGCCCGTTCCCGTGGGTGTGCCCGGCGAGCTGTTCATCGGCGGGGTGCAGGTGGCGCGCGGCTACCAGGGACGCGCGGCGATGACCGCGGAGCGCTTCGTTCCCGATCCGTTCTCGGCGCAAGGCGGCGCACGGCTGTATCGGACGGGTGACCGTGCGCGGTGGCGGGCGGACGGCGCCATCGAGTACCTGGGGCGGCTCGACTTCCAGGTGAAGGTGCGCGGCTTCCGCATCGAGCTGGGCGAGATCGAGTCCGTTCTGCGAAGCCATGAGACCGTCACCGACTGCGTCGTCGCGGCGCGCGCGGATGTCGCGGGTGAGACGCGGCTGGTCGCGTACGTCGTGGGCGATGCGGAGGCGGAGGCGCTGCGCGCGCACGTGCGGCGAAGCCTGCCGGAGTACATGGTGCCGTCCGCCTTCGTCCTGCTGGACGCGCTCCCGCTGACGCCCAACGGCAAGCTGGACCGCAAGGCGCTGCCGGCGCCGGAGCTCGCGTCGGCGGAGGAGCTGTACGTCGCGCCGCGGAACCCGGCCGAGGAAGTGCTGGCGGGGATCTGGGCAGAGGTGCTGCGCCTGGAGCGAGTGGGGGTGCGGGAGAACTTCTTCGAGTTGGGGGGCCATTCCCTGCTGGGCACCCGCGTGGTGTCGCGCATCCGCGAGGTGTTCGCCGTGGAGCTGCCGCTGCGCGCGCTCTTCGAAGGGCCCACGGTGGCGGAGCTGGCGGGGCGCGTGGAGGAGATGCGCCGCGCGGGGGTGCCGGTGCTGCCGCCCGTGGTGCCGACTGAGCGCACGGGTGGGCTGCCCCTGTCCTTTGCGCAGGAGCGGCTCTGGTTCATCGACCGGCTGGAGCCGGAGAGCGCCACCTACAACATTCCCACCGCGATGCGCCTGGCGGGCGCGCTGGACGCGGCGGCGCTGGAGCGCACGCTGGGCGAGATCGTCCGGCGACACGAGGCCCTGCGGACGGTTTTCGCCGAGGTGGACGGCTCGCCGGTGCAGGTGGTCACGCCCTTCGGCGGGTTCGCCCTGCCGGTGGAGGACCTGTCGGCACTGGATGAGGCGGAGCGCGAGGCGGCGGTAGCGCGCCGGGCCAGCGAGGAAGCGGCACGGCCGTTCGACCTGGCCGCGGGACCGCTCTTTCGCGCGGCGCTCCTGCGGATCGGCGCCGAAGACCACGTGCTGCTCATCTCCATGCACCACGTGGTCAGCGACGCGTGGAGCCTGGGGGTGCTCTTCCGGGAGCTGTCGGCGCTGTACGCGGCGTACCGCGAGGGACGCGAGTCGCCGCTCCCCGAGCTGGCGGTGCAGTACGCCGACTACGCGGTGTGGCAGCGCGAGCAGTTGACGGGCGAGGTATTGGACCGGCAGCTGGCGTACTGGCGTGAGCGGCTGGCGGGCGCGCCGGAGCTGCTGGAGCTGCCCACGGACCATCCCCGCCCGGCCGTGCAGACGAGCCGGGGCGCGTCGGTGCCGGTGGAGTTTTCGCCGGAGCTGCTGGACCGTCTCCAGGCGCTGGGGCGGAGCGAGGGCGCCACGCTGTACATGGTTGCGCTCTCTGCCTTCCAGGTGCTGCTGGGCACCTACGCCGGCAGCGACGACGTGGTGGTGGGGAGCCCCATCGCCGGGCGCGGGCGCCGCGAGGTAGAGGAGCTGATCGGTTTCTTCATCAACACCCTGGTGCTGCGGACGGACCTGTCCGGCGACCCGAGCTTCCGCGCAACCCTGCGGCGGGTGCGGGAAGCGACGCTGGGTGCGTATGCGCACCAGGAGGTGCCCTTCGAGAAGCTGGTGGCGGAGCTGAGCCCGGAGCGGTCCCTGAGCCACTCGCCTCTCTTCCAGGTGATGTTCACCCTGCAGAACGCCGGGGGCGAAGGAGGCGCGCTTCCGGGGCTGAAGGCGGGCGGCGTCGGTGCCGAGATGGAGGTCGCCAAGTTCGACCTGTCGCTGACGCTCGC
Encoded proteins:
- a CDS encoding condensation domain-containing protein; the protein is MRRAGVPVLPPVVPTERTGGLPLSFAQERLWFIDRLEPESATYNIPTAMRLAGALDAAALERTLGEIVRRHEALRTVFAEVDGSPVQVVTPFGGFALPVEDLSALDEAEREAAVARRASEEAARPFDLAAGPLFRAALLRIGAEDHVLLISMHHVVSDAWSLGVLFRELSALYAAYREGRESPLPELAVQYADYAVWQREQLTGEVLDRQLAYWRERLAGAPELLELPTDHPRPAVQTSRGASVPVEFSPELLDRLQALGRSEGATLYMVALSAFQVLLGTYAGSDDVVVGSPIAGRGRREVEELIGFFINTLVLRTDLSGDPSFRATLRRVREATLGAYAHQEVPFEKLVAELSPERSLSHSPLFQVMFTLQNAGGEGGALPGLKAGGVGAEMEVAKFDLSLTLA